The following proteins come from a genomic window of Ilumatobacter coccineus YM16-304:
- a CDS encoding xanthine dehydrogenase family protein molybdopterin-binding subunit, with protein MTTVESPSNPGSILGTRVQRTEDPGLLVGARQYLADLPLHDRLFASFVGSDVAHGVINSIDVDDAKSMPGVVDVVTAADLGVAPHHGFAPVHPDFIRPPLADGRVRFVGEPIAIVLAETQAQAADAGQAVWADIEPLDAVVEMEQALADTDTLLFPEHGSNEAMLVTSDTAVDFTADRVVRGRYVNQRVAVAPMEPNCAAAEWDAENEKLTLWVANQMPHVVRAQLCAALGLDESNVRVVTPQVGGGFGGKAGLAFEYSVVAKCAMRTGRPVVWVPPRSEDMKSLLHGRGQIQYAELGIDDDGRFRQLRVRLVNDAGAYPNVGAHLPGLTKNMAQGTYGFDEIQFDIAVGVTNTTPMGAYRGAGRPEATAMLERLVDQAALEMGIDPIEIRRRNLLPPDVFPYDTLMGPQYDSGRYQNALDRAVEVSGYEELRADQAARRERGDTKLLGIGVASYVEVTSGSGGTEFGAVEVHDDGTATMYAGTQSHGQGHQTAYAMLVSDQTGIPVDKITLVDGDTDRIRTGGGTGGSRSLQLGGSAVHKATEVMVDQARALAARMLEADEADIVVDTAAGTIGVAGVPAQALTWPDLATKASEEGEPLAGEFDFKQENGTFPFGTHIAVVEVDRDTGRVTMLRHVAVDDAGNVLNPLIVEGQQHGGIAAGIGQALLEEIRYDEDGNPVTSNFAEYAVPSAAELPSFETYSTETPTYLNPLGAKGIGEAATIGSTPAVQNAVVDALSHLGVRHVDLPCTAERVWQTIRQAEAGTLPDPWRDPPPIFTRMRADSAASSEPGDEPDEVVI; from the coding sequence ATGACCACCGTCGAATCTCCGTCCAATCCCGGCTCGATCCTCGGCACACGCGTCCAGCGCACCGAAGACCCCGGGCTCCTCGTCGGCGCGCGCCAGTACCTCGCTGACCTTCCGCTCCACGATCGGCTCTTCGCGTCGTTCGTCGGCTCCGACGTCGCCCACGGCGTGATCAACTCGATCGACGTCGACGATGCCAAGTCGATGCCTGGCGTCGTCGACGTCGTCACCGCGGCCGATTTGGGCGTCGCTCCGCACCACGGCTTCGCGCCGGTGCACCCCGATTTCATCCGGCCACCGTTGGCCGACGGACGGGTCCGTTTCGTCGGCGAGCCGATCGCCATCGTGCTCGCCGAGACGCAGGCCCAGGCGGCCGATGCGGGCCAGGCGGTGTGGGCCGACATCGAACCGCTCGACGCCGTCGTCGAGATGGAGCAGGCACTCGCCGACACCGACACGCTCCTGTTCCCGGAGCATGGTTCGAACGAGGCGATGCTCGTCACGAGTGACACCGCGGTCGACTTCACGGCTGATCGTGTCGTGCGCGGTCGATACGTCAACCAGCGGGTGGCCGTTGCGCCGATGGAGCCGAACTGCGCCGCGGCAGAGTGGGATGCCGAGAACGAGAAGCTCACGCTGTGGGTCGCCAATCAGATGCCGCACGTCGTGCGCGCCCAGTTGTGTGCCGCGCTCGGGCTCGACGAATCGAACGTCCGTGTCGTCACCCCGCAGGTCGGCGGCGGGTTCGGCGGCAAGGCCGGTCTCGCGTTCGAATACTCGGTCGTGGCGAAGTGCGCGATGCGCACCGGCCGCCCGGTCGTGTGGGTCCCGCCGCGCAGCGAAGACATGAAGTCGCTACTCCACGGACGCGGTCAGATCCAGTACGCCGAACTCGGCATCGACGACGACGGTCGATTCCGCCAACTCCGCGTGCGACTCGTCAACGACGCCGGGGCGTATCCCAACGTCGGTGCGCACCTTCCGGGTTTGACGAAGAACATGGCGCAGGGCACCTACGGCTTCGACGAGATCCAGTTCGACATCGCCGTCGGCGTCACCAACACGACGCCGATGGGCGCGTACCGCGGCGCCGGCCGACCCGAGGCCACGGCGATGTTGGAGCGACTCGTCGACCAGGCCGCGCTCGAGATGGGGATCGATCCGATCGAGATCCGTCGCCGCAACCTGCTGCCGCCCGACGTGTTCCCGTACGACACGCTGATGGGCCCGCAGTACGACTCGGGCCGCTATCAGAACGCTCTCGATCGCGCCGTCGAAGTGTCGGGATACGAGGAGTTGCGAGCGGATCAGGCGGCGCGCCGCGAGCGGGGCGACACCAAGCTGCTCGGCATCGGCGTCGCGTCGTACGTCGAGGTCACGTCGGGGTCTGGTGGCACCGAGTTCGGTGCGGTCGAAGTCCACGACGACGGCACGGCCACGATGTACGCCGGCACCCAATCACACGGCCAAGGCCATCAGACTGCGTATGCGATGTTGGTGTCCGACCAGACCGGTATCCCCGTCGACAAGATCACGTTGGTCGACGGCGACACCGACCGCATCCGTACGGGCGGTGGCACCGGCGGGTCACGATCGCTGCAGCTCGGTGGATCGGCCGTGCACAAGGCGACCGAGGTGATGGTCGATCAGGCGCGCGCACTGGCCGCGCGCATGCTCGAAGCCGACGAGGCCGACATCGTCGTCGACACGGCGGCCGGAACCATCGGCGTGGCCGGGGTGCCGGCACAGGCGCTCACGTGGCCCGATCTCGCGACGAAGGCGTCGGAGGAGGGCGAGCCGTTGGCCGGCGAATTCGACTTCAAGCAGGAGAACGGCACGTTCCCGTTCGGTACCCACATCGCCGTGGTGGAGGTCGATCGAGACACCGGCCGGGTCACGATGCTGCGTCACGTCGCGGTCGACGACGCCGGCAACGTGCTGAACCCGCTCATCGTCGAAGGGCAGCAGCACGGTGGCATCGCGGCCGGTATCGGCCAGGCGCTGCTCGAGGAGATCAGGTACGACGAGGACGGCAACCCGGTCACGTCGAACTTCGCCGAGTACGCGGTGCCGTCGGCGGCGGAACTGCCGTCGTTCGAGACGTACAGCACGGAGACGCCGACGTATCTGAACCCGCTCGGGGCGAAGGGCATCGGCGAGGCAGCCACGATCGGTTCGACGCCAGCGGTGCAGAACGCGGTGGTCGACGCGCTCTCCCACCTCGGCGTGCGCCACGTCGATCTGCCCTGCACGGCGGAACGCGTGTGGCAGACCATCCGTCAGGCCGAGGCCGGCACGCTCCCCGATCCGTGGCGCGACCCGCCGCCGATCTTCACCCGCATGCGCGCCGACAGCGCTGCGTCGAGCGAACCCGGCGACGAACCCGACGAAGTCGTCATCTGA
- a CDS encoding GNAT family N-acetyltransferase, producing the protein MADIETITDSSAALERCGDLFRADPIGCNRVATSLYPGRGVELLRVSDGADTIGAAVSGPAGYTLTPLRGDAVELLAAAIPTDTDQRLRLVGVPGDVAAIAGRWSERCDGAIDTGRLFRWYRLDEIQPRRKRGGAMQIAGRDRIDAAARWLVDHADEIGVPRTVDDATAQVTDAINEGRLIEWAVKGDVVSQLIVSPARLGVARINAVYTPPALRKEGYSGTLAVAVAAQQIARQKVDDVVVDIPAADGVLNRMYRGLGFVSTFETLAVWLVPKRR; encoded by the coding sequence ATGGCCGACATCGAGACGATCACCGATTCGAGCGCGGCGCTCGAGCGTTGCGGCGACCTGTTTCGCGCCGATCCGATCGGCTGCAATCGAGTCGCCACCAGCCTGTACCCGGGTCGCGGCGTCGAACTGCTGCGCGTGTCGGACGGGGCCGACACGATCGGCGCTGCGGTCTCGGGACCAGCCGGCTACACCCTCACTCCGCTTCGCGGCGACGCAGTCGAGCTGCTCGCCGCTGCCATCCCGACCGACACCGATCAGCGGTTGCGTCTCGTCGGCGTCCCCGGCGACGTGGCGGCGATCGCCGGACGCTGGTCGGAACGATGCGACGGGGCGATCGACACCGGCCGACTCTTCCGGTGGTATCGACTCGACGAGATCCAACCGCGCCGCAAACGCGGCGGAGCGATGCAGATCGCCGGGCGCGACCGAATCGATGCGGCGGCAAGGTGGCTCGTCGACCATGCGGACGAGATCGGCGTGCCACGGACGGTCGACGACGCGACCGCGCAGGTCACCGACGCGATCAACGAAGGACGCCTGATCGAGTGGGCCGTGAAGGGAGACGTGGTCAGCCAGTTGATCGTGTCACCGGCGCGGCTCGGCGTCGCACGAATCAACGCGGTGTACACCCCTCCTGCCCTGCGCAAGGAGGGCTACTCCGGGACGCTCGCGGTCGCTGTCGCTGCACAGCAGATCGCTCGGCAGAAGGTCGACGACGTGGTGGTCGACATCCCCGCGGCCGACGGTGTGCTCAACCGGATGTACCGCGGCCTCGGCTTCGTGTCGACGTTCGAGACGCTCGCCGTCTGGCTGGTGCCGAAGCGCCGCTGA
- a CDS encoding nuclear transport factor 2 family protein — MPGPAYEIVQQFGNVEDDQRYTRLVDLFADGAVYYDPFFGAQRGKAAIRTFMEHMEEVVPGSGATFASWHTEADTNCGWAKWDMVAPNADGEPVAVPGQSLYRLRHGKVTFVADYLDADAYRALRGADAKVPDHASSIGLSAADTNRGGSGADLMRQFWQIQTTQRYTELAALFTDDAVFTDQVNGEMHGIDEITAFLAHMEQKIPSAGARFELVDTAGDSTVGWSQWWYRFEHGAVPGWTLHTFDGGKISADHDFFDVSLARTLASRASAGSH; from the coding sequence ATGCCAGGTCCTGCGTACGAGATCGTCCAACAGTTCGGGAACGTCGAAGACGACCAGCGGTACACGCGCCTCGTCGATCTGTTCGCCGACGGCGCCGTCTACTACGACCCGTTCTTCGGCGCGCAGCGCGGCAAGGCCGCCATCCGCACCTTCATGGAACACATGGAGGAGGTGGTGCCCGGATCGGGGGCCACGTTCGCGAGTTGGCACACCGAAGCCGACACCAACTGCGGTTGGGCGAAATGGGACATGGTCGCTCCGAACGCCGACGGTGAACCGGTCGCCGTGCCGGGCCAGAGCCTCTACCGACTCCGCCACGGCAAGGTCACCTTCGTGGCCGACTACCTCGACGCCGATGCCTACCGCGCACTTCGGGGCGCCGACGCGAAGGTTCCCGACCACGCGTCGTCGATCGGGCTCTCGGCAGCCGACACGAACCGCGGCGGCTCCGGCGCAGACCTGATGCGGCAGTTCTGGCAGATCCAGACGACGCAGCGCTACACCGAGCTGGCTGCCCTCTTCACCGACGACGCCGTGTTCACCGACCAGGTCAATGGCGAGATGCACGGCATCGACGAGATCACCGCCTTCCTCGCCCACATGGAGCAGAAGATCCCATCGGCAGGCGCGCGCTTCGAACTCGTCGACACGGCCGGCGACTCCACGGTCGGCTGGTCGCAGTGGTGGTATCGATTCGAGCACGGTGCCGTCCCCGGATGGACGTTGCACACGTTCGACGGTGGCAAGATCAGCGCCGACCACGACTTCTTCGACGTCTCGCTCGCCCGCACGCTCGCGAGCCGAGCGTCGGCAGGCTCCCACTGA
- a CDS encoding zinc metalloprotease yields the protein MISTRRARRPVVVVALGVSMILASLGATGATTTSIAGADDTIPTPVLSESSASSDIGSDHLTAGASAFVPIEPIRALDTRSDPAYGKVYRGSSISLDPVTTTGVASAAGVSPDDITAVVVNTTVINAGSNGYATMWPTGSPRLTTATNNTQFPGHTIGNLVIAPLGLERKISFYASTDADVTVDVFGVFVRSGATESGRFVALGPVRHTDTRNGEPMAAEETRTFDLTTAGVPAEASGVVMNVTAVQANGRGFYTVWQSGTSRPDTANVNVLGVGYNAGNQVISGLTDGKVDIYTNVGSDLTIDITGYFTGADDDSTTDGLFVPFTPTRFLDTRDDNGQGDGEPLESDELFTLTLAGFAEVPDEGAKAIALNITGHQSSSRGFIKAYPSGAAEPTTSSLNFTTSGQTVPNHAITTIDEATGAIDLLPSTRTHVIVDATGYFLDDEATPPAGFGIDKTIEPSTFVPEPLGAQPPNEPYDFLFDRQTYSATGVRPNPTKAVAYRACDPIRYALNIDIADDDAIADLFTSIEEVERYSGVDFQYAGVTSAGMNLADDLLQPEQPDPTPDLPYKYLPPGADVVIGYSTPADTPRSSNGVIGVAGGLGTPDGLMFRGFAVVYLGSLRSSAERIATATHEIGHLMGLGHVSDFDQYGAPSNAFQGLDPNAGNWDSATLKEQLMYPELTANTTFSDGDKQGLWQLYGTQAPCSGSSFTDGSATDIDWSQVSIAKAH from the coding sequence ATGATTTCGACGAGACGTGCACGGCGTCCGGTTGTGGTCGTGGCGCTCGGCGTCTCGATGATCCTGGCGAGTCTCGGCGCGACCGGGGCGACGACAACGTCGATCGCCGGGGCCGACGACACCATCCCCACGCCCGTGTTGTCGGAGTCGTCTGCATCGTCCGACATCGGCTCCGACCACCTCACCGCCGGGGCCTCGGCATTCGTCCCGATCGAGCCGATCCGCGCACTCGACACCCGAAGCGATCCGGCCTACGGCAAGGTCTACCGCGGGTCGTCGATCTCGCTCGACCCGGTCACGACGACCGGAGTGGCAAGCGCCGCCGGCGTTTCACCCGACGACATCACCGCCGTCGTCGTCAACACGACCGTGATCAACGCGGGCAGCAACGGCTACGCCACGATGTGGCCGACCGGCTCGCCTCGCCTCACGACCGCCACCAACAACACCCAGTTCCCGGGCCACACGATCGGCAACCTCGTCATCGCCCCACTCGGACTCGAACGCAAGATCTCGTTCTACGCCTCGACCGACGCCGACGTGACCGTCGACGTGTTCGGCGTGTTCGTCCGATCGGGCGCAACCGAGTCCGGACGATTCGTCGCACTCGGCCCGGTGCGCCACACCGACACCCGCAACGGCGAGCCGATGGCCGCCGAGGAGACCCGCACGTTCGACCTCACCACCGCTGGTGTGCCGGCCGAGGCGTCCGGCGTGGTCATGAACGTCACCGCCGTCCAGGCGAACGGGCGCGGGTTCTACACGGTGTGGCAGTCGGGCACGAGCCGTCCCGACACGGCCAACGTCAACGTGCTGGGCGTCGGGTACAACGCCGGCAACCAGGTGATCTCCGGACTCACCGACGGCAAGGTCGACATCTACACCAACGTCGGCAGCGACCTCACCATCGACATCACCGGCTACTTCACCGGCGCCGACGACGACAGCACCACCGACGGTCTGTTCGTTCCGTTCACCCCCACGCGATTCCTCGACACGCGCGACGACAACGGACAGGGCGACGGCGAGCCACTCGAATCCGATGAGTTGTTCACGCTCACGTTGGCAGGATTCGCCGAGGTTCCCGACGAGGGAGCCAAGGCGATCGCGCTCAACATCACCGGTCACCAGTCGTCGAGCCGCGGCTTCATCAAGGCCTATCCCAGCGGTGCGGCCGAGCCGACGACCTCGTCGTTGAACTTCACCACGAGCGGCCAGACGGTGCCCAACCACGCGATCACCACGATCGACGAGGCGACCGGAGCGATCGATCTCCTGCCGAGCACCCGCACGCACGTCATCGTCGACGCCACCGGCTACTTCCTCGACGACGAGGCGACGCCGCCGGCCGGGTTCGGCATCGACAAGACGATCGAGCCGAGCACGTTCGTCCCCGAACCGCTCGGCGCGCAACCGCCGAACGAGCCGTACGACTTCCTCTTCGACCGCCAGACCTACAGCGCCACCGGCGTGCGGCCGAACCCGACGAAGGCCGTGGCGTACCGAGCGTGCGACCCGATCCGGTACGCGCTCAACATCGACATCGCCGACGACGACGCGATCGCCGACCTGTTCACGTCGATCGAAGAGGTCGAGCGCTACAGCGGCGTCGACTTCCAGTACGCCGGTGTCACGTCAGCCGGGATGAACCTGGCCGACGATCTGCTCCAACCCGAACAGCCCGACCCCACTCCCGACCTGCCGTACAAGTATCTGCCGCCGGGGGCCGACGTCGTCATCGGGTACAGCACCCCTGCCGACACGCCCCGGAGCAGCAACGGGGTGATCGGTGTCGCCGGTGGTCTCGGCACGCCCGACGGGCTCATGTTCCGTGGCTTCGCGGTGGTCTACCTGGGCAGCCTGCGGTCGTCGGCCGAGCGCATCGCCACGGCCACGCACGAGATCGGGCACCTCATGGGGCTCGGCCACGTCAGCGATTTCGACCAGTACGGCGCGCCGAGCAATGCGTTCCAAGGCCTCGACCCGAACGCCGGCAACTGGGATTCCGCCACGCTCAAGGAGCAGTTGATGTACCCCGAGCTCACGGCGAACACGACGTTCTCCGACGGCGACAAGCAGGGTCTGTGGCAGCTGTACGGAACGCAGGCGCCCTGTTCGGGAAGCTCGTTCACCGACGGGTCGGCCACCGACATCGACTGGTCACAGGTGTCGATCGCCAAAGCACACTGA
- a CDS encoding TetR/AcrR family transcriptional regulator, whose protein sequence is MASSQTSQVADGRSARRERNREAVIDAFIDLIMNGENDPSVDDIADKAGVSYRSVYRYFEDRTDMMAAAADRAMQWIRPLLVEASGPYKANDPLDHRIDAVVDARSEVYMQIAEVLRTALLRSNSEPFVANELYQARELLREQINVRFANELDAFSPRERELRLTSIDQTLQFQSLEYVMHDRGHTREELERYLRGQIRLALITPEADLDPR, encoded by the coding sequence ATGGCCTCTTCGCAGACCTCACAAGTTGCCGACGGGCGCTCGGCGCGACGTGAACGGAACCGCGAAGCGGTGATCGACGCATTCATCGACCTCATCATGAACGGTGAGAACGACCCGTCGGTCGACGACATCGCCGACAAGGCGGGCGTGTCGTATCGCTCGGTGTATCGCTACTTCGAAGATCGCACCGACATGATGGCGGCGGCCGCCGACCGGGCGATGCAGTGGATTCGTCCGCTGCTCGTCGAGGCGTCGGGTCCGTACAAGGCCAACGATCCGCTCGACCACCGCATCGATGCCGTGGTCGACGCCCGGTCGGAGGTATACATGCAGATCGCCGAAGTGCTGCGCACCGCACTGCTGCGCTCGAACAGTGAGCCCTTCGTGGCCAACGAGCTGTACCAGGCGCGTGAGCTGCTCCGCGAGCAGATCAACGTCCGCTTCGCCAACGAGCTCGACGCGTTCTCGCCCCGCGAGCGCGAACTGCGCCTCACCTCGATCGACCAGACACTCCAGTTCCAGTCGCTCGAATACGTGATGCACGATCGTGGACACACCCGCGAAGAGCTCGAGCGGTACCTCCGCGGCCAGATCCGCCTCGCGCTGATCACGCCCGAAGCCGACCTCGACCCCCGCTGA
- a CDS encoding cytochrome P450: MIEPLDSVDEVDFFDPATNDCPYHAYRTLREDAPVWQDPRTKMWTLTRYEDVKRAARDVEVFSSVKPRGRVDPNAALTRQMYEDKGWVPGRTLAGRNDPEHKEMRALFSHAFRQSRITALEPQIIEIADDLMSDCIAAAVETGDCDWVKRMAVPLPLLVIGIQMGANPDDIWRIKAWTDAWVQRLGMMQTHDEVVWSTEMEIEAQHYFQPIFERLREQPDETLLSDLVNTVIPEWGRTLTDEELHAEMMADTFVGGSETTTNAISQGLKLLVEHPEQWAKLKSDPERYLPVLAEEAIRLEGPVQTLFRYTTRDVEVSGTTIPAGSMVAMRWGSANRDADVFTDADRFDLDRPDYKQHVGFGFGTHFCLGAPLARREIIHAFRALVDRVDDVAFVEGANDFRIAPNYVLRALEELHVTFTPTS, encoded by the coding sequence ATGATCGAGCCGCTCGACTCCGTCGACGAGGTCGACTTCTTCGACCCCGCCACCAACGACTGCCCGTACCATGCATACCGGACCCTGCGCGAGGACGCGCCGGTCTGGCAGGACCCGCGCACCAAGATGTGGACGCTCACGCGCTACGAGGACGTGAAGCGAGCGGCCCGCGACGTCGAGGTGTTCTCGTCGGTCAAGCCGCGCGGGCGCGTCGACCCCAACGCCGCCCTGACGCGCCAGATGTACGAAGACAAGGGCTGGGTTCCGGGGCGCACGCTCGCCGGCCGCAACGACCCCGAGCACAAGGAGATGCGCGCGCTGTTCAGCCACGCATTCCGCCAATCCCGGATCACTGCGCTCGAACCGCAGATCATCGAGATCGCCGACGATCTGATGAGCGATTGCATCGCCGCTGCGGTCGAGACCGGTGACTGCGACTGGGTGAAGCGGATGGCGGTGCCGCTCCCGCTTCTCGTCATCGGTATCCAGATGGGAGCGAACCCCGACGACATCTGGCGCATCAAGGCGTGGACCGATGCGTGGGTGCAGCGTCTGGGGATGATGCAAACGCACGACGAAGTGGTCTGGTCGACCGAGATGGAGATCGAGGCGCAGCACTACTTCCAGCCGATCTTCGAGCGCCTGCGCGAGCAGCCCGACGAGACGCTGCTGTCGGATCTGGTCAACACCGTCATCCCGGAGTGGGGGCGCACGCTCACCGACGAAGAACTCCACGCCGAGATGATGGCCGACACGTTCGTCGGCGGTTCGGAGACCACGACCAACGCGATCAGTCAGGGCCTGAAGCTGCTCGTCGAGCATCCCGAGCAGTGGGCGAAGCTCAAGTCCGACCCCGAGCGCTACCTCCCCGTACTCGCCGAGGAGGCGATCCGGCTCGAAGGCCCGGTCCAGACGCTGTTCCGCTACACGACGCGCGATGTCGAGGTGTCGGGCACGACGATTCCGGCCGGCTCGATGGTCGCGATGCGCTGGGGATCGGCGAACCGCGATGCCGACGTGTTCACCGACGCCGATCGTTTCGACCTCGACCGACCCGACTACAAGCAGCACGTGGGCTTCGGGTTCGGCACCCACTTCTGTCTCGGAGCGCCGCTCGCCCGACGGGAGATCATCCACGCGTTCCGCGCGCTGGTCGACCGCGTCGACGACGTCGCCTTCGTGGAGGGCGCCAACGACTTCCGCATCGCGCCCAACTACGTGCTCCGAGCGCTCGAAGAACTCCACGTCACGTTCACGCCGACCTCCTGA
- the soxR gene encoding redox-sensitive transcriptional activator SoxR: MVEVKGRSTRAERSRLLAIGEVAQRAGLATSAIRFYEANGLITSDRNESGHRRYRADVLRRVSFIKVAQRIGLSLSEIERSLATLPEGRTPTKRDWAKFATSWRPLLDERIALLESMRDKLDGCIGCGCLSLDACALYNPVDTAAQHGSGPRWLLGDTPP, translated from the coding sequence ATGGTTGAAGTCAAGGGTCGATCCACACGGGCCGAAAGGTCGCGGCTGCTCGCCATCGGCGAGGTCGCCCAGCGAGCCGGCCTCGCCACGTCGGCGATCCGCTTCTACGAGGCGAATGGTCTCATCACGTCGGATCGCAACGAGTCGGGACACCGCCGCTATCGCGCCGACGTGCTCCGCCGCGTCAGCTTCATCAAGGTGGCCCAGCGGATCGGGCTGTCGCTGAGCGAGATCGAGCGGTCGCTGGCCACCCTCCCAGAAGGTCGCACGCCCACGAAACGCGACTGGGCGAAGTTCGCCACGAGTTGGCGCCCGCTGCTCGACGAACGGATCGCACTCCTCGAGTCGATGCGCGACAAGCTCGACGGGTGCATCGGCTGCGGCTGCCTCAGCCTCGATGCGTGTGCGCTCTACAACCCCGTCGACACCGCGGCCCAACACGGCAGCGGCCCGCGCTGGCTGCTCGGCGACACGCCGCCCTGA
- a CDS encoding Rieske (2Fe-2S) protein: MTATPNAATPNITATDAEPEAEARQAPVADLADLADGSMKMLKVDGHRVCLVRTSSGVHALDHACPHEGYGLTQGNLDGDVLTCAWHNWKFKVTDGTCVLGEEAVRVHDVDVDPNGEIRVTLNRPDPQSLRPQLMASLRRGTEKHYVGQIARDTVRLLKAGAEPAEIMWDAAEHGLPRAEYGWDHALASATDCLAMVDLYDGDERALPLVQGVAGIAETARDRRVRELPDPTNDASVVHHEGFRAAVEREDLDAAQAIVRAAVARGDGPADLVDWFSGAVSDHHLSYGHGAIYSQKAFELLEMVGWEHADAVLGHLTPAIVYGTREDTLPYMKPFMRALAELDLDALAAEAANAATPDWTDDGTLRSALLGSDRTAPVAAAVRAVRDGAGIDGLLDAVVDAVSERMLRYDFDGEFDFGDDFGWLDITHGLTYPNAVRWLAAHDDGRRAGDLLRLAMFTAFQAHWTGRHEWHTSVGEPEQVEPLAADVVAYGDELQRRAHLDGTTAFIVHAHAVKTSRAAALEARRRDTTLPLDATARFLASPKLERFVAANVVRSIDFLNGRTQRD; the protein is encoded by the coding sequence ATGACCGCAACACCCAATGCCGCAACACCGAACATCACCGCGACCGACGCCGAGCCGGAAGCCGAGGCTCGGCAGGCTCCCGTGGCCGATCTCGCCGACCTCGCCGACGGGTCGATGAAGATGCTCAAGGTCGACGGCCATCGCGTGTGCCTCGTGCGCACCAGCTCCGGAGTCCACGCGCTCGACCACGCCTGCCCGCACGAGGGCTACGGGCTCACGCAGGGCAACCTCGACGGCGACGTGCTCACGTGTGCGTGGCACAACTGGAAGTTCAAGGTCACCGACGGGACCTGCGTGCTCGGCGAGGAAGCGGTCCGCGTGCACGACGTCGACGTCGACCCCAACGGCGAGATCCGGGTCACGCTCAATCGGCCCGACCCGCAATCGCTCCGGCCACAGCTGATGGCGAGTCTGCGGCGCGGTACCGAGAAGCACTACGTCGGTCAGATCGCTCGCGACACCGTCCGCCTCCTCAAAGCGGGAGCCGAGCCTGCGGAGATCATGTGGGACGCGGCGGAACACGGCCTCCCGCGCGCCGAGTACGGGTGGGACCACGCGCTCGCCTCGGCGACCGACTGCCTCGCCATGGTCGATCTGTACGACGGTGACGAGCGGGCGCTTCCCCTCGTGCAGGGCGTTGCCGGCATCGCCGAGACCGCGCGGGATCGACGAGTTCGGGAGCTTCCCGACCCGACGAACGACGCGAGCGTCGTGCATCACGAGGGGTTCCGTGCCGCCGTCGAACGAGAAGACCTCGACGCGGCGCAGGCGATCGTTCGAGCGGCGGTCGCTCGCGGCGACGGACCAGCCGACCTCGTCGACTGGTTCAGCGGTGCCGTGTCGGATCACCACCTGTCGTACGGCCACGGCGCGATCTATTCGCAGAAGGCCTTCGAACTCCTCGAGATGGTCGGGTGGGAGCACGCCGACGCGGTGCTCGGGCACCTCACTCCTGCGATCGTCTACGGCACGCGCGAAGACACGTTGCCGTACATGAAGCCGTTCATGCGGGCGCTCGCCGAACTCGATCTCGACGCGCTGGCCGCCGAGGCGGCCAACGCCGCGACGCCTGACTGGACCGACGACGGGACCTTGCGGTCGGCGCTCCTCGGCTCCGACCGCACCGCGCCGGTTGCCGCGGCGGTGCGTGCCGTGCGTGACGGTGCAGGCATCGACGGTCTCCTCGATGCAGTCGTCGATGCCGTCAGCGAGCGCATGCTCCGGTACGACTTCGATGGCGAGTTCGACTTCGGTGACGACTTCGGCTGGCTCGACATCACCCACGGCCTCACCTATCCGAATGCCGTGCGGTGGCTCGCGGCGCACGACGACGGACGTCGGGCGGGCGACCTGCTGCGACTGGCGATGTTCACGGCGTTCCAGGCGCACTGGACCGGACGACACGAGTGGCACACGAGCGTGGGCGAGCCGGAACAGGTCGAGCCGCTCGCCGCCGACGTCGTGGCCTACGGCGACGAACTCCAACGACGTGCACACCTCGACGGGACGACGGCGTTCATCGTCCACGCCCATGCCGTCAAGACGTCACGTGCGGCGGCGCTCGAAGCCCGCCGACGAGACACCACGCTCCCGCTCGATGCGACGGCCAGGTTCCTCGCGTCACCGAAGCTCGAACGATTCGTGGCCGCCAACGTCGTCCGGTCGATCGACTTCCTCAACGGTCGGACGCAACGCGACTGA